One Vibrio penaeicida DNA segment encodes these proteins:
- a CDS encoding AEC family transporter, which yields MFEQVVSIIFPVFALVLVGFIVTKWQKPDFKPINRINMDVFTPALVFSSLSAMPLDEQQFPLIGAALIAILVPGILMVPICKLAGLNFKAWAPPHMFRNSGNLAIPLFTYTFGDTALAPAVLLFVMSACTHISVGLALLSNGNPFKQVIKMPVFLAAALAMLVNLADIQVWQPFHNATTLLGQAAIPVMLLSLGSQMCFMRLSGLRAGIICTLQSLGTGAIALLLIYWLIPLPTMQLQMMVLFSMLPPAVMNYLFAERFDVEPRNVASMVLFANFFSLITLPLLLMFALSIGSP from the coding sequence ATGTTTGAACAGGTCGTCAGTATAATATTTCCGGTATTTGCACTTGTTTTGGTGGGGTTTATCGTCACTAAATGGCAAAAACCCGATTTTAAGCCTATCAACCGTATAAACATGGATGTGTTTACACCCGCACTCGTTTTTTCATCGCTTTCTGCGATGCCTTTGGATGAGCAACAGTTTCCCTTAATTGGTGCAGCACTGATCGCGATATTGGTTCCCGGTATTCTCATGGTTCCAATATGCAAATTGGCTGGTTTGAATTTCAAAGCTTGGGCGCCACCGCATATGTTTAGAAATAGCGGTAATCTTGCCATTCCTTTATTCACCTACACTTTTGGTGACACAGCTTTAGCACCCGCGGTATTGCTGTTTGTTATGTCGGCGTGCACACACATCAGTGTTGGATTGGCGTTATTGAGTAATGGAAACCCGTTCAAGCAAGTTATTAAAATGCCTGTCTTTCTGGCTGCTGCTCTCGCCATGCTCGTGAACCTTGCAGACATTCAAGTTTGGCAGCCCTTTCACAACGCCACCACTTTGCTTGGGCAGGCTGCTATTCCTGTCATGCTACTGTCGCTAGGGTCTCAAATGTGCTTTATGCGTTTATCAGGATTAAGAGCTGGGATCATTTGTACGCTTCAATCATTAGGGACAGGAGCCATTGCTCTTCTATTGATTTATTGGCTTATACCATTGCCCACCATGCAGCTTCAAATGATGGTGCTTTTTAGCATGCTCCCACCTGCCGTCATGAACTACCTGTTTGCAGAGCGATTTGATGTAGAACCTAGAAACGTAGCGTCAATGGTATTGTTCGCAAACTTTTTCAGTTTGATTACTCTACCGTTGCTTCTTATGTTTGCACTGTCTATCGGTTCACCCTAA
- a CDS encoding sensor domain-containing protein, producing the protein MRAYEAFELLHNPIWIFDLDSKQVVWANKPALLLWESGSLHELVNRDLRASMSMAVEATLEQYRKKFQKNEKIRTWWSFTPKHKLKCALCVFSGIEIEPNRTAMLVEVVAEQNSLKRDIAFSGGGRLSLLFDDQGELISANEAFRLTFNSNFHSLGDFLSSQSRAKQWIQTASSKQELKDEISFNLNGKPHHFEISAQWLADNNQLLLNLTDITEKKQRLEEARFNAHHDYLTGLFNRRGMLDVISEYVIQKVPFVLAFLDLDGFKLINDTYGHGVGDELLKSVTKRLKEIVDPSCSLGRFGGDEFVVLFPEQSKHQVDNKLHQIIQMASIDYPIPNIGELSITSSIGASHFPTDCQNVEELIKQAGMAMHYAKSEGRNRFELFSPELSYSLNRKVLIRNRLTKAFDKRAFKLVFQPIVQTENTKIKGVEVLLRWDDSELGSVHPEEFIPIAEETGQIVEIADWVFDEVGRTLSEWKRTLPEEFVVSINVSQIQLNSSLHTRLKALLHQYGLSGKNLALEIAEPSMALKHADCVKWLENIKELDINIFLDNFGTGYSSLASLDLLPIDAIKLDKRFTSQTSDLSQEEMTNKTVLKASAALSNALKLDLIAVGVETNEQKQLLSELGCRYFQGYLVSKPLSKTIIEQRFLNVIDAEA; encoded by the coding sequence ATGCGAGCATATGAAGCTTTCGAATTACTTCATAACCCAATTTGGATTTTTGACCTCGACAGTAAACAAGTTGTTTGGGCTAACAAACCGGCTCTTCTTCTTTGGGAAAGCGGATCTTTACATGAGCTCGTAAATAGAGATTTACGCGCTTCTATGTCGATGGCAGTCGAAGCAACGCTAGAACAATACCGGAAGAAATTTCAAAAAAACGAAAAGATTCGTACATGGTGGAGCTTCACTCCAAAGCACAAGCTAAAGTGTGCTTTGTGCGTTTTTTCCGGTATTGAAATCGAGCCAAACCGTACAGCAATGCTGGTAGAAGTTGTTGCAGAGCAAAATAGCTTAAAACGCGATATCGCCTTTTCCGGTGGCGGACGTCTATCCCTACTTTTTGATGACCAAGGCGAGTTGATCAGTGCGAATGAAGCCTTTCGGCTTACTTTTAATTCTAACTTTCACAGCTTAGGTGACTTCCTTTCGAGTCAATCTAGAGCAAAGCAATGGATTCAAACTGCCTCTTCAAAGCAAGAATTAAAAGATGAAATCTCTTTCAATTTGAATGGAAAGCCTCATCATTTCGAAATTTCAGCGCAGTGGTTGGCCGATAACAATCAGCTTTTGCTTAATCTGACAGATATCACCGAAAAAAAACAGCGTTTGGAAGAAGCGCGCTTCAATGCTCATCACGATTATCTCACTGGTCTTTTTAACCGCCGAGGTATGTTGGATGTTATCTCCGAATATGTGATTCAAAAAGTCCCATTCGTTCTTGCCTTCCTTGATCTAGATGGCTTTAAGCTAATTAATGACACCTATGGACATGGCGTAGGTGATGAACTTTTAAAGTCGGTAACGAAAAGGCTTAAAGAGATTGTCGATCCATCTTGCTCATTGGGTCGATTTGGTGGAGACGAGTTTGTTGTTCTTTTTCCTGAACAAAGCAAACACCAAGTAGATAATAAACTTCATCAGATCATACAAATGGCGAGTATCGACTACCCTATCCCCAATATAGGTGAACTCTCGATCACCTCAAGCATTGGTGCAAGCCATTTCCCGACAGATTGTCAAAACGTCGAAGAGCTGATCAAGCAAGCCGGTATGGCGATGCATTATGCTAAAAGTGAAGGTCGAAATAGGTTTGAACTGTTTTCGCCTGAACTTTCCTATTCTTTAAATCGAAAAGTACTCATTAGAAACCGTTTGACGAAAGCATTCGATAAGCGCGCATTTAAATTAGTCTTTCAGCCAATAGTACAAACTGAAAATACCAAAATTAAAGGGGTTGAAGTACTACTGCGCTGGGATGACAGCGAATTGGGATCTGTCCACCCAGAAGAATTCATTCCTATTGCAGAAGAAACAGGGCAAATCGTTGAGATAGCCGATTGGGTATTCGACGAGGTAGGAAGAACGCTATCAGAATGGAAGCGCACCCTTCCTGAAGAATTCGTTGTCAGTATCAATGTCTCGCAAATTCAGCTTAATTCTTCTTTGCATACCAGGCTCAAGGCCTTACTGCATCAATATGGTTTATCAGGAAAGAATTTAGCGCTAGAGATCGCTGAACCTTCTATGGCACTTAAACATGCCGATTGTGTAAAGTGGCTGGAAAATATCAAAGAGTTAGACATCAACATTTTCCTCGATAATTTTGGGACAGGTTATTCCTCTCTTGCGTCATTAGATTTGCTTCCTATTGATGCAATTAAACTCGACAAGCGCTTTACTAGCCAGACGAGTGACCTAAGCCAAGAGGAAATGACCAATAAGACAGTCCTCAAAGCCTCGGCTGCTTTATCTAATGCCTTGAAATTAGACCTTATTGCTGTAGGTGTCGAAACAAATGAACAGAAACAACTTCTTTCTGAACTAGGCTGCCGTTATTTCCAAGGCTACTTAGTGAGTAAGCCACTAAGTAAAACCATTATAGAGCAACGGTTTCTAAATGTTATTGATGCAGAGGCTTAA